A window of the Streptomyces sp. Ag109_O5-10 genome harbors these coding sequences:
- a CDS encoding endo-beta-N-acetylglucosaminidase has protein sequence MNPSRRTVLIAATAAAFLPTPATAATRKATPATATATPPYAAYFYPDSFPSGSPGTGITWRSLKTWTAAGDPDLAFNAASVPLATRFTPTPANTTARSGQARIQSLVSFGPTSGNPSQGSATADYYALTHWAYLDELVFWGGSAGEGLILAPNAPIVDAAHRHGVPVLGNIFLPPTAYGGQLQWTRDLVQTDAAGHYPLAAQLVALAAAYGFDGWFVNAETGGGNTALGTAMLGFVTELKSLAAAQGQRVTWYDAMTVGGTVSWQGALNGQNQAFFQAADDMFVDFRWSASTLASSGTKAVRLGRSRYELWAGVDVESNGSNTSVNWDAMVPSGAAHITSVGFYRPEWTRNHLPASRTPGDFHAADDRFWTGRSLDPSRPDGTDPWRAPAVSVADRSTVTAVPFASVFNTGHGLRWYEDGEVASDTPWNHLGLQDRLPSRRWAVRTSGTRPAVTFDFAAAWRGGSSVLVDGALDRPVVLDLYATRLPITAQTVVELTYRTDAGSVDVELAVATAEPGSAGTAPPYTYVPVDSGDGWSTATVPLTGLSGTVHALGVRLTATEGPVRWRLGAIAVRQGADTPAAPADPRITAADGGTLRLAWDAAPGAVRQYTLHRLLPDGTRRFLGATGQRACFLTGLQPEQGETTGRFEVRAVGELYTSSDPVTVSHTW, from the coding sequence GTGAACCCCAGCAGACGCACCGTCCTCATCGCCGCCACCGCGGCCGCCTTCTTACCCACCCCCGCCACGGCCGCCACCCGGAAGGCCACCCCGGCCACCGCCACGGCCACCCCGCCCTACGCCGCCTACTTCTACCCGGACTCCTTCCCCTCCGGCAGCCCCGGCACCGGCATCACCTGGCGCAGCCTGAAGACCTGGACGGCGGCCGGCGACCCCGACCTCGCCTTCAACGCGGCCTCCGTGCCGCTCGCCACCCGCTTCACCCCGACCCCCGCCAACACCACCGCCCGCTCCGGCCAGGCCCGCATCCAGTCACTGGTGTCCTTCGGACCGACCTCCGGCAACCCCTCCCAGGGCTCGGCCACCGCCGACTACTACGCCCTCACCCACTGGGCCTACCTCGACGAACTGGTCTTCTGGGGCGGTTCGGCGGGAGAGGGGCTGATCCTCGCCCCGAACGCGCCGATCGTCGACGCGGCCCACCGGCACGGCGTGCCCGTCCTCGGCAACATCTTCCTGCCGCCCACCGCCTACGGCGGCCAGCTCCAGTGGACCCGCGACCTGGTCCAGACCGACGCCGCCGGGCACTACCCCCTGGCGGCTCAGCTCGTCGCCCTGGCCGCCGCCTACGGCTTCGACGGCTGGTTCGTGAACGCCGAGACCGGCGGCGGGAACACCGCCCTCGGCACCGCCATGCTCGGCTTCGTCACCGAACTCAAGTCCCTGGCCGCGGCCCAGGGCCAGCGAGTCACCTGGTACGACGCGATGACCGTGGGCGGCACGGTCAGCTGGCAGGGCGCGCTGAACGGCCAGAACCAGGCCTTCTTCCAGGCCGCCGACGACATGTTCGTCGACTTCCGGTGGAGCGCCTCGACCCTCGCCTCCTCGGGCACGAAGGCGGTCCGGCTCGGTCGCAGCCGCTACGAGCTGTGGGCCGGGGTCGACGTCGAGTCCAACGGCTCGAACACCTCCGTGAACTGGGACGCGATGGTCCCGAGCGGTGCGGCGCACATCACGTCCGTCGGCTTCTACCGGCCCGAGTGGACCCGCAACCACCTGCCCGCGAGCCGCACCCCCGGCGACTTCCACGCCGCCGACGACCGGTTCTGGACCGGGCGCTCACTGGACCCGTCCCGGCCGGACGGCACCGACCCCTGGCGGGCGCCGGCCGTGTCGGTGGCGGACCGTTCGACGGTGACGGCGGTGCCGTTCGCGAGCGTCTTCAACACCGGGCACGGGCTGCGCTGGTACGAGGACGGCGAGGTCGCCTCGGACACGCCCTGGAACCACCTCGGCCTCCAGGACCGGCTTCCGTCCCGGCGCTGGGCGGTCCGGACGTCCGGCACCCGGCCGGCCGTGACCTTCGACTTCGCGGCCGCCTGGCGGGGCGGCAGCAGCGTGCTGGTGGACGGCGCCCTGGACCGGCCCGTCGTCCTCGACCTCTACGCGACCCGGCTGCCGATCACGGCACAGACGGTTGTCGAGCTGACGTACCGGACCGACGCTGGGAGCGTGGACGTCGAACTGGCCGTCGCCACCGCCGAGCCGGGCAGCGCCGGCACGGCACCGCCGTACACCTATGTGCCGGTGGACTCCGGCGACGGCTGGTCGACCGCGACCGTCCCGCTCACCGGACTCTCCGGCACCGTCCACGCCCTCGGCGTCCGCCTCACGGCGACCGAAGGTCCGGTCCGGTGGCGGCTCGGCGCAATCGCCGTACGGCAGGGAGCGGACACCCCGGCAGCTCCCGCCGACCCGCGGATCACCGCGGCCGACGGCGGAACCCTGCGCCTCGCCTGGGACGCGGCACCCGGCGCCGTACGGCAGTACACCCTGCACCGCCTTCTCCCCGACGGCACCCGGCGCTTCCTCGGCGCCACCGGCCAGCGCGCCTGTTTCCTGACCGGCCTGCAGCCGGAGCAGGGAGAGACGACGGGACGGTTCGAAGTGCGTGCCGTAGGGGAGCTGTACACCTCGTCGGATCCCGTCACCGTCTCGCACACCTGGTAA
- a CDS encoding sugar ABC transporter substrate-binding protein yields MPGRTLRKRNRSRIIGATAVAVGASLVLAACGSTKDTGSGSAGGGGTGKVGVILPLLTSPFWQSYNDYVPKMATSEGVDALKTVNSNSDPSQQITDINNELNQGVKGLVVAPLDSAAIEAGLDQAERKGVPVVAVDVAPDKGKVAMVVRADNVAYGEKACDYLGRQVTSGKVVQIMGDLASVNGRDRSEAFRSCVKKKYPKLKVLEIPAKWESDTAASQLGTLLNANPDIKGIYMQAGGVYLAPTLQTLKSKGMLKTAGQSGHIVIVSNDGIPQEFDAIRKGEIDATVSQPADAYAKYGMYYIKAAMEGKTFKPGPTDHDSTIVKLPSGILEDQLPAPLVTKDNVDDPKLWGNTVK; encoded by the coding sequence ATGCCCGGCAGAACACTGAGGAAGCGGAACAGGTCCCGGATCATCGGCGCGACGGCCGTCGCCGTCGGAGCCTCGCTCGTGCTCGCCGCCTGCGGCAGCACCAAGGACACCGGCAGCGGCAGCGCCGGAGGCGGTGGCACCGGCAAGGTGGGGGTGATCCTGCCCCTGCTGACCTCGCCGTTCTGGCAGTCGTACAACGACTACGTGCCCAAGATGGCGACGTCCGAGGGCGTGGACGCGCTGAAGACGGTCAACTCCAACAGTGACCCCTCGCAGCAGATCACCGACATCAACAACGAGCTGAACCAGGGCGTGAAGGGGCTGGTCGTCGCCCCGCTGGACAGTGCCGCCATCGAGGCGGGACTCGACCAGGCCGAGCGCAAGGGCGTGCCGGTGGTCGCCGTGGACGTCGCGCCGGACAAGGGCAAGGTCGCCATGGTGGTCCGGGCCGACAACGTCGCCTACGGCGAGAAGGCCTGCGACTACCTCGGCCGGCAGGTCACCAGCGGCAAGGTCGTGCAGATCATGGGCGACCTGGCCTCGGTCAACGGCCGGGACCGCTCCGAGGCGTTCCGCTCCTGCGTGAAGAAGAAGTACCCGAAGCTCAAGGTCCTGGAGATCCCCGCCAAGTGGGAGTCCGACACGGCCGCCTCCCAGCTGGGCACGCTGCTCAACGCCAACCCCGACATCAAGGGCATCTACATGCAGGCCGGCGGCGTCTACCTGGCGCCGACCCTGCAGACCCTGAAGTCCAAGGGCATGCTCAAGACGGCCGGGCAGAGCGGGCACATCGTGATCGTCTCCAACGACGGCATCCCGCAGGAGTTCGACGCCATCCGCAAGGGCGAGATCGACGCGACCGTCTCCCAGCCCGCCGACGCCTACGCCAAGTACGGCATGTACTACATCAAGGCGGCGATGGAGGGGAAGACGTTCAAGCCCGGCCCGACCGACCACGACTCCACGATCGTCAAGCTGCCCAGCGGGATCCTGGAGGACCAGCTCCCGGCGCCCTTGGTCACGAAGGACAACGTGGACGACCCGAAGCTGTGGGGCAACACGGTCAAATGA
- a CDS encoding sugar ABC transporter ATP-binding protein — MITPLVEARDIVKRYGPTVALADGRLTVLPGESHALVGRNGAGKSTLVNVLTGLQAPDEGTVRFDGEPAPALADRDAWRRKVACVYQKPTVVPELTVAENLFINRQPLHRGFISWRRLRREAAALLDTWDVRVDPEARTADLKVEDRQMVEIARALSFGARFIVLDEPTAQLDNREIERLFSRMRALQDSGVTFLFISHHLQEVYEVCQTVTVLRDARWIVTAPVADLPRAALVEAMAGEAVTRQEQTARDAVAAEAPVVLSTSGLTSESYDGIDLAVRSGEVVGLAGTSGSGKIELAETIAGLRTPTAGTAQLEGRGLPFGDVRAALRAGVGFVPRDRHDQGLVAGMSIGDNATLTVLDRLGRGGFVGTDRKRSFAAGLIERLDIHAEGPDQPVSDLSGGNAQKVVMARALASRPRLLVLVNPTAGVDVKSKESLLARVDSAREDGTAVLVVSDELDDLRRCDRVLVLFHGRTVAEHPAGWHDHELIASIEGVDSMPEGVDHG; from the coding sequence ATGATCACGCCACTCGTTGAGGCCCGGGACATCGTCAAGCGGTACGGCCCCACCGTCGCCCTCGCCGACGGCAGGCTCACCGTCCTGCCGGGCGAGTCCCACGCCCTCGTCGGCCGCAACGGCGCCGGCAAGTCCACCCTGGTCAACGTCCTCACCGGCCTCCAGGCTCCGGACGAGGGCACCGTCCGCTTCGACGGCGAACCCGCGCCCGCGCTCGCCGACCGGGACGCCTGGCGGCGCAAGGTGGCCTGCGTCTACCAGAAGCCGACCGTCGTGCCGGAGCTGACGGTCGCCGAGAACCTCTTCATCAACCGGCAGCCCCTGCACCGGGGTTTCATCAGCTGGCGGCGGCTCCGCAGGGAAGCCGCCGCGCTCCTCGACACCTGGGACGTCCGCGTCGACCCCGAGGCGCGCACCGCCGACCTCAAGGTCGAGGACCGGCAGATGGTCGAGATCGCCCGGGCGCTGAGCTTCGGCGCCCGGTTCATCGTCCTCGACGAGCCGACCGCCCAGCTCGACAACCGGGAGATCGAGCGGCTGTTCAGCCGGATGCGGGCGCTCCAGGACTCGGGCGTGACCTTCCTGTTCATCTCGCACCACCTCCAGGAGGTCTACGAGGTCTGCCAGACCGTCACCGTGCTCCGCGACGCCCGCTGGATCGTCACCGCCCCTGTCGCCGACCTGCCCAGGGCCGCCCTGGTGGAGGCGATGGCCGGGGAGGCCGTGACCCGGCAGGAGCAGACGGCACGGGACGCGGTGGCCGCCGAGGCACCCGTCGTCCTCAGCACCAGCGGGCTCACGTCGGAGTCGTACGACGGCATCGACCTCGCCGTCCGCAGCGGAGAGGTCGTCGGCCTGGCCGGCACCAGCGGCAGCGGCAAGATCGAACTCGCCGAGACCATCGCCGGGCTGCGCACCCCCACCGCCGGGACCGCGCAACTGGAAGGCAGGGGGCTGCCGTTCGGGGACGTGCGGGCCGCGCTCCGGGCGGGCGTCGGCTTCGTGCCCCGGGACCGGCACGACCAGGGACTCGTGGCCGGCATGAGCATCGGTGACAACGCCACCCTGACCGTCCTCGACCGGCTCGGCCGGGGCGGGTTCGTCGGCACCGACCGCAAACGGAGTTTCGCCGCCGGGCTGATCGAGCGCCTCGACATCCACGCCGAGGGCCCCGACCAGCCCGTCTCCGACCTGTCCGGCGGCAACGCGCAGAAGGTCGTCATGGCCCGCGCCCTCGCCTCGCGGCCGCGGCTGCTGGTCCTGGTCAACCCCACCGCGGGCGTCGACGTGAAGTCGAAGGAGTCGCTGCTGGCCCGCGTGGACAGCGCCCGTGAGGACGGCACCGCCGTGCTGGTCGTCTCCGACGAACTCGACGACCTGCGCCGCTGCGACCGCGTCCTCGTCCTCTTCCACGGCCGGACCGTCGCCGAACACCCGGCCGGCTGGCACGACCACGAGCTGATCGCCTCCATAGAAGGAGTGGACTCCATGCCCGAAGGAGTGGACCATGGCTGA
- a CDS encoding ABC transporter permease, which yields MAETKAPPLTPVRSPDPRAARTVILRRARELALVPALLLLMVLGAVVNDSFLTERNLISILGASAALAMVVLAESLVLITGKFDLSLESVVGIAPAVGALLVLPSAESGWGTEFPAALAMVAILVVGAAVGAFNGILVVKFKLNAFIVTLAMLIVLRGVLVGATKGKTLFGMPDSFFTLATTTFLSVPMSVWLAAVAFAVTGLVLKYHRVGRALYAIGGNADAARAAGVRVDRVMLGVFVVAGVLASVGGIMQTGYVGAISANQGNNMIFTVFAAAVIGGISLDGGKGTMFGALTGVLLLGVVQNLLTLAQVPSFWIQAIYGGIILVALMIARVTTGRAQD from the coding sequence ATGGCTGAGACCAAGGCCCCGCCGCTCACCCCGGTGCGCTCCCCCGACCCGCGCGCGGCCCGCACGGTCATCCTGCGCCGGGCCCGTGAACTCGCCCTCGTCCCGGCCCTGTTGCTGCTCATGGTGCTGGGCGCGGTGGTCAACGACTCGTTCCTCACCGAGCGCAACCTGATCTCCATCCTCGGCGCCTCCGCCGCCCTCGCGATGGTGGTGCTCGCCGAGTCGCTGGTCCTGATCACCGGGAAGTTCGACCTCTCCCTGGAGTCGGTCGTCGGCATCGCGCCCGCCGTCGGCGCCCTCCTGGTGCTGCCGTCGGCCGAGTCCGGCTGGGGCACGGAGTTCCCAGCCGCCCTCGCCATGGTCGCGATCCTGGTCGTCGGCGCGGCCGTCGGCGCCTTCAACGGCATCCTGGTCGTCAAGTTCAAGCTCAACGCCTTCATCGTGACGCTCGCGATGCTGATCGTGCTGCGCGGTGTGCTGGTCGGCGCCACCAAGGGCAAGACCCTGTTCGGGATGCCCGACAGCTTCTTCACCCTGGCCACCACCACGTTCCTCAGCGTCCCCATGTCGGTGTGGCTGGCCGCGGTCGCCTTCGCGGTCACCGGCCTCGTGCTGAAGTACCACCGGGTCGGCCGCGCCCTGTACGCCATCGGCGGCAACGCCGACGCGGCCCGCGCCGCCGGTGTCCGCGTCGACCGGGTGATGCTCGGGGTGTTCGTGGTGGCGGGGGTCCTCGCCTCCGTCGGCGGGATCATGCAGACCGGGTACGTGGGCGCGATCAGCGCCAACCAGGGCAACAACATGATCTTCACGGTCTTCGCCGCCGCGGTGATCGGCGGCATCAGCCTCGACGGCGGCAAGGGCACCATGTTCGGCGCCCTGACCGGCGTACTCCTTCTGGGTGTCGTGCAGAACCTGCTCACCCTGGCGCAGGTGCCGTCGTTCTGGATCCAGGCCATCTACGGCGGCATCATCCTCGTCGCCCTCATGATCGCCCGTGTCACCACGGGACGGGCCCAGGACTGA
- a CDS encoding L-fuconate dehydratase yields the protein MSPSPARITAVHTYDIRFPTSRELDGSDAMNPDPDYSAAYVVLRTDAGDGHEGHGFTFTIGRGNDVQVAAIDALRNHVLGRPVDEVCADPGSVYRDLIGDSQLRWLGPEKGVMHMAIGAVVNAVWDLAARRAGKPLWQLLADADPEWIVRQIDFRYLTDALTPEEALDILQRGREGAEGRRARLLDHGFPAYTTSAGWLGYDDEKLTRLAAQAVADGFRQIKLKVGADLDDDIRRCRVARQVVGPDIRMAIDANQRWNVDEAIRWTKALAEFDPYWIEEPTSPDDILGHAAIRRAVAPVKVATGEHVQNRIVFKQLLQAGAVDIVQIDAARVAGVNENLAVLLLAAKFGVPVCPHAGGVGLCELVQHLSMYDYLAVSGTTEDRVIEYVDHLHDHFRDPVVIREGHYAAPTAPGFSAALLPESVAEYTYPGGTFWAADPETQKGQAA from the coding sequence GTGTCCCCGAGCCCCGCCCGCATCACCGCGGTCCACACCTACGACATCCGCTTCCCCACCTCGCGCGAGCTCGACGGCTCCGACGCGATGAACCCGGACCCCGACTACTCGGCGGCCTACGTCGTGCTGCGCACCGACGCGGGCGACGGGCACGAGGGGCACGGGTTCACGTTCACCATCGGGCGGGGCAACGACGTCCAGGTCGCCGCGATCGACGCGCTGCGGAACCATGTGCTCGGCCGCCCGGTCGACGAGGTCTGCGCCGACCCCGGATCCGTCTACCGGGACCTGATCGGCGACAGCCAGCTGCGCTGGCTCGGCCCCGAGAAGGGCGTGATGCACATGGCGATCGGCGCGGTCGTCAACGCCGTCTGGGACCTCGCCGCCCGCCGCGCCGGCAAGCCGCTGTGGCAGCTGCTCGCCGACGCCGACCCCGAGTGGATCGTCCGGCAGATCGACTTCCGCTACCTCACCGACGCCCTCACCCCCGAGGAGGCCCTGGACATCCTCCAGCGGGGCCGGGAGGGTGCCGAGGGGCGGCGGGCCCGCCTCCTCGACCACGGCTTCCCCGCCTACACCACGTCGGCCGGCTGGCTCGGCTACGACGACGAGAAGCTCACCCGGCTGGCCGCGCAGGCGGTCGCCGACGGGTTCCGGCAGATCAAGCTCAAGGTCGGCGCCGACCTCGACGACGACATCAGACGCTGCCGGGTCGCCCGCCAGGTCGTCGGCCCGGACATCCGCATGGCCATCGACGCCAACCAGCGCTGGAACGTCGACGAGGCGATCCGCTGGACCAAGGCCCTCGCCGAGTTCGACCCGTACTGGATCGAGGAGCCCACCAGCCCCGACGACATCCTCGGCCACGCGGCGATCCGCCGCGCCGTCGCCCCGGTGAAGGTGGCCACCGGCGAGCACGTACAGAACCGGATCGTCTTCAAGCAGCTGCTCCAGGCCGGTGCCGTCGACATCGTCCAGATCGACGCGGCCCGGGTCGCCGGCGTCAACGAGAACCTCGCCGTCCTGCTGCTGGCCGCCAAGTTCGGGGTCCCGGTCTGCCCGCACGCGGGCGGCGTCGGCCTGTGCGAACTCGTCCAGCACCTCTCGATGTACGACTACCTGGCCGTCTCCGGCACCACCGAGGACCGGGTCATCGAGTACGTCGACCACCTGCACGACCACTTCCGCGACCCGGTGGTGATCCGCGAAGGTCATTACGCGGCACCCACCGCACCGGGCTTCTCGGCCGCCCTGCTGCCGGAGTCCGTCGCGGAGTACACCTACCCCGGCGGCACCTTCTGGGCCGCCGACCCCGAGACACAGAAGGGACAGGCGGCATGA
- a CDS encoding glycoside hydrolase family 38 C-terminal domain-containing protein, with protein MHDDRSLVEARLRRVLDERIRPAVYPESVPLDVAVWHAPGEPVPVDEGLAAEPEPIAVGTRWGAPWGTSWFRVTGTVPEEWAGRTVEALLDLGFDENMPGFQCEGLVYRPDGTPVKGLNPRNQWVRVGAPAEGGEQVRLHIEAASNPVILDYHPFRPTWLGDKDTAGHEPQYTLTRMDLAVFDETVWQLVIDLEVLGELMAELPADGQRRHEILRAVERALDAVDLQDVNGTAAEARARLAEVLAAPAVPSAHRISAVGHAHIDSAWLWPLRETVRKVARTTANMTALAEDEPDFVFAMSQAQQWAWVKEHRPEVWARVKKAVAEGRFVPAGGMWVESDTNMPGSEAMARQFVHGKRFFLEEFGIENDEAWLPDTFGFAAGLPQIIRAAGSTRLLTQKISWSQTNKFPHHTFHWEGIDGTRIFTHFPPVDTYNCSMKGSELAHAARNFKDKGRARHSLAPTGWGDGGGGTTREMVAKSARVRNLEGSPTVVWETPEQFFAKAETEYPDAPVWVGELYLELHRATLTSQAKTKQGNRRSEHLLREAELWAATAAVRTGFPYPYADLDRIWKTVLLHQFHDILPGSSIAWVHREARATYQRLTAELTAIIDAAQRSLAGQGDRPLLFNAAPHSRGGVPAGGAAREQPSGEVTVSDRPGGGHVLANGLLRVEIDARGLVVSAYDLDADRETVAPGTAANLLQLHPDFPNMWDAWDVDAFYRNAVTDLTETDELTAGAEGVRIVRSFGSSRVTQVLSLPPGERRLLIDTEVDWHETEKFLKLAFPLDMHAERYASETQFGHFHRPTHTNTSWEAAKFEACNHRFVHLEEPGWGVAIVNDSTYGHDVTRSVRTDGDKGTTITVRASLLRAPRFPDPETDQGIHRFRHALVPGAAIADAVREGWRINLAERRVTGANDVAPLVTVDNEAVVITAVKLADDGSGDVVVRFHEAHGGRARATLTAGFEVADVTATDLLERPLPDAPEHVGNSVGLRLRPFELMTLRLRRA; from the coding sequence ATGCATGACGACCGCAGCCTGGTCGAAGCCCGCCTGAGGCGGGTCCTCGACGAGCGCATCCGCCCCGCCGTGTATCCCGAGTCCGTGCCGCTCGACGTCGCGGTGTGGCACGCGCCCGGCGAGCCCGTACCGGTCGACGAGGGGCTCGCGGCCGAGCCCGAGCCGATCGCGGTGGGCACCCGGTGGGGTGCTCCGTGGGGCACCAGCTGGTTCCGGGTGACCGGAACCGTCCCCGAGGAGTGGGCCGGCCGGACCGTGGAGGCCCTCCTCGACCTCGGCTTCGACGAGAACATGCCCGGCTTCCAGTGCGAGGGCCTGGTCTACCGCCCCGACGGCACCCCGGTGAAGGGCCTCAACCCGCGCAACCAGTGGGTCCGCGTCGGCGCCCCCGCCGAGGGCGGCGAACAGGTCAGGCTGCACATCGAGGCCGCCTCCAATCCCGTCATCCTCGACTACCACCCGTTCCGGCCCACCTGGCTCGGCGACAAGGACACCGCCGGACACGAACCGCAGTACACGCTCACCCGGATGGACCTCGCCGTCTTCGACGAGACCGTGTGGCAGCTCGTCATCGACCTGGAGGTGCTCGGCGAGCTGATGGCCGAGCTGCCGGCCGACGGGCAGCGCCGCCACGAGATCCTGCGCGCGGTCGAGCGGGCGCTGGACGCGGTCGACCTGCAGGACGTGAACGGCACGGCGGCCGAGGCCCGTGCCCGTCTCGCCGAGGTCCTCGCCGCCCCCGCCGTACCCTCCGCGCACCGGATCAGCGCGGTCGGGCACGCCCATATCGACTCGGCGTGGCTGTGGCCGCTGCGCGAGACCGTCCGCAAGGTCGCCCGCACCACCGCCAACATGACCGCCCTCGCCGAGGACGAACCCGACTTCGTGTTCGCCATGTCCCAGGCCCAGCAGTGGGCCTGGGTGAAGGAGCACCGGCCCGAGGTGTGGGCGCGGGTGAAGAAGGCGGTCGCGGAGGGGCGGTTCGTGCCGGCCGGCGGGATGTGGGTGGAGTCGGACACCAACATGCCGGGTTCGGAGGCGATGGCCCGTCAGTTCGTGCACGGCAAACGGTTCTTCCTCGAGGAGTTCGGGATCGAGAACGACGAGGCGTGGCTGCCCGACACCTTCGGCTTCGCCGCCGGACTTCCGCAGATCATCAGGGCGGCGGGCTCGACCCGCCTCCTCACCCAGAAGATCTCCTGGTCCCAGACGAACAAGTTCCCGCACCACACCTTCCACTGGGAGGGCATCGACGGCACCCGGATCTTCACCCACTTCCCGCCCGTCGACACCTACAACTGCTCCATGAAGGGCAGTGAACTCGCCCACGCGGCACGCAACTTCAAGGACAAGGGCCGCGCCCGGCACTCCCTCGCACCCACCGGGTGGGGCGACGGAGGCGGCGGCACGACCCGTGAGATGGTCGCCAAGTCGGCCCGGGTACGGAACCTGGAGGGCTCACCGACGGTCGTCTGGGAGACGCCGGAGCAGTTCTTCGCCAAGGCCGAGACCGAGTACCCCGACGCGCCCGTCTGGGTCGGCGAGCTCTACCTCGAACTGCACCGCGCCACCCTCACCAGCCAGGCGAAGACCAAGCAGGGCAACCGGCGCAGCGAGCACCTCCTGCGGGAGGCCGAACTGTGGGCGGCGACGGCGGCCGTACGCACCGGATTCCCCTACCCCTACGCGGACTTGGACCGGATCTGGAAGACGGTCCTGCTGCACCAGTTCCACGACATCCTGCCGGGTTCCTCGATCGCCTGGGTGCACCGGGAGGCGAGGGCGACCTACCAGCGGCTCACGGCCGAACTCACCGCGATCATCGACGCGGCCCAGCGGTCCCTGGCGGGGCAGGGCGACCGGCCGCTGCTGTTCAACGCGGCACCGCACAGCCGGGGCGGAGTCCCCGCCGGCGGTGCGGCGCGGGAGCAGCCGTCCGGCGAGGTGACCGTGTCGGACCGGCCCGGGGGCGGACACGTCCTCGCCAACGGCCTCCTGCGCGTCGAGATCGACGCCCGCGGCCTCGTCGTGTCCGCGTACGACCTCGACGCCGACCGCGAGACCGTCGCGCCCGGCACGGCCGCCAACCTGCTCCAGCTCCACCCGGACTTCCCGAACATGTGGGACGCCTGGGACGTCGACGCCTTCTACCGCAACGCGGTCACGGACCTCACCGAGACCGACGAGCTGACGGCCGGTGCGGAGGGCGTCCGGATCGTACGGTCCTTCGGCTCGTCCCGGGTCACCCAGGTGCTGTCCCTGCCACCGGGGGAGCGTCGGCTGCTGATCGACACGGAGGTCGACTGGCACGAGACGGAGAAGTTCCTGAAACTGGCCTTTCCCCTGGACATGCACGCCGAACGATACGCGTCGGAGACCCAGTTCGGTCACTTCCACCGCCCGACCCACACCAACACCTCGTGGGAGGCGGCGAAGTTCGAGGCCTGCAACCACCGCTTCGTCCACCTGGAGGAGCCGGGCTGGGGCGTGGCGATCGTCAACGACTCGACCTACGGCCACGACGTGACCCGCAGCGTCCGCACGGACGGCGACAAGGGAACGACGATCACGGTCCGCGCCTCACTGCTGCGCGCCCCCCGCTTCCCCGACCCCGAGACCGACCAGGGCATCCACCGCTTCCGGCACGCCCTGGTGCCGGGCGCGGCCATCGCGGACGCGGTCCGCGAGGGCTGGCGGATCAACCTGGCGGAGCGCCGGGTGACGGGAGCGAACGACGTCGCTCCGCTGGTCACGGTCGACAACGAGGCGGTGGTGATCACGGCGGTGAAACTGGCCGACGACGGCAGCGGCGACGTGGTGGTCCGCTTCCACGAGGCGCACGGCGGCAGGGCCCGCGCTACGTTGACCGCGGGCTTCGAGGTCGCGGATGTCACGGCGACCGACCTCTTGGAGCGCCCGCTCCCCGACGCACCGGAGCACGTCGGCAACAGCGTCGGACTGCGCCTGCGCCCCTTCGAGTTGATGACCTTGCGACTCCGCCGAGCCTGA
- a CDS encoding FadR/GntR family transcriptional regulator: MDETTPQKGTVTQRAIERIKAMIAEGRLEPGQRLPTERDLAAQLGMSRSSMREAIRALTVLGVLDARHGSGIYVTQLEAGDLLETFGVVADLSRGPRLVELLEVRRVLESTATALAAARITADQLAEVEKHLAAMNATDDPEEILAHDLAFHRVIAGAAGNDTMAAILEGLSSRTFRARVWRGYEEEGAFDRTRREHAAIHRALVARDPEAARAAAAAHVGEVEEWLRAQLGT, from the coding sequence GTGGACGAGACGACGCCACAGAAGGGCACGGTGACGCAGCGCGCCATCGAGCGGATCAAGGCGATGATCGCGGAGGGCCGCCTGGAGCCGGGCCAGCGGCTGCCGACGGAACGCGACCTCGCCGCCCAGCTGGGCATGTCGCGCAGCTCCATGCGCGAGGCGATCCGCGCGCTGACGGTCCTCGGCGTCCTCGATGCCCGGCACGGCTCCGGGATCTACGTCACCCAGCTGGAGGCGGGTGACCTGCTGGAGACGTTCGGTGTGGTCGCCGACCTGTCACGCGGGCCGCGGCTGGTGGAGCTGCTGGAGGTGCGGCGGGTCCTCGAATCGACGGCGACGGCGCTGGCCGCCGCGCGGATCACGGCCGACCAGTTGGCCGAGGTGGAGAAGCACCTCGCGGCGATGAACGCGACGGACGATCCCGAGGAGATCCTCGCGCACGACCTCGCCTTCCACCGGGTGATCGCGGGGGCCGCCGGGAACGACACGATGGCCGCGATCCTGGAGGGCCTGTCCTCGCGGACGTTCCGGGCTCGGGTGTGGCGGGGGTACGAGGAGGAGGGGGCGTTCGACCGGACGCGGCGGGAGCATGCGGCGATCCACCGCGCCCTCGTCGCCCGGGATCCGGAGGCGGCGAGGGCCGCGGCGGCTGCGCATGTCGGTGAGGTCGAGGAGTGGCTGCGCGCACAGCTCGGCACCTGA